A region of the Microcoleus sp. AS-A8 genome:
GTTAAAGTTCAATACACGAGTTTGATCAGCTACCCCAAACCCATTTGGTAAGTTTGGAGGGGTAGACAAAATTACCTTTCCTTGGCTGAGTGCAGCTTGCAAATACCCAGCCGTTCCTGGAGCAATACCATTGACTGTACCTTGGTCATCATCAACGACAAAAACTCCAACTTCATTGACAAACGCCGCGCTATTTTCATTGAGAGTAAATAGGAGCTGGTTTGGTCCTGTAGAACCACCAATCGTGACAAAATCGTTTGGGTTGTTGCTGGGGTTTGGTGGAGTTGTTGGTGTAGTTGTTGGTGTGTCAATGGCTGCCGTTACTGCGATCGCTGCCGTCTCGGTATCCGTACTAAAGGGTGTTGCCCCACCAGTGCCAATGGTCGTAATATTCGCTGTACTACCGTTAGTTCCCAAAGTTTGATCCCAGGCACGGAAGGTAATTCCTGTCGCCACGTTACCGTTGAAGTTAGCATTGGGGACAAAGCGGATTCTCGTATTCGCGTCTGAGACCAGCAACCGCGCCGCGTTTTCCGAGGGAGTGCCGAACGGTGTCCAATTAGCGCCGCCATCAGTAGAAAACTGCCAAGTGCCGTTGGTATTATCTACCGCCATGACGGCAATGCCTTGCAAGGCTCCAGGGTCTGGGTCGGTAATGGGGTTACCTGGGGAACCACTGGCAAGGATTGCAGACACCAGGGTACCTGTATTGTTGGTGTCATTTTGAGCAATAGTCGTTAAAATAGTAGATCCAGTGTTATTCAGCACGGGTGCCGTGTTGGGGCGGATTTTGCTTAAGAAGACATCGCGGTTACCGCCACCGTAAGTAGTTTGGTAGGCACCTGGGGTGGAAAAGTTTGTAGAACCCGTTTGACCCGTGACATAGGCGTTTCCTGCGTTGTCCACAGCAATATAAAAGGCTTCGTCATAGCCATTCCCACCCAGGTAGGTGTTGTAAAACACTACCCCGTTGGGGTTCAGCATCGCGGCGAAGGCATCCTGAGTACCCCCCCCAAACGTTTGCACCGGGTTGACTGTTGGATAGTCAGTGGTAGATAGGGTCTCACCTGTGACGTAGGCGTTACCTGCACTATCCACAGCAAGGTAATCAGCTGAGTCACTTTGACTGCCACCAAGGTAAGTACTGTAAACTAAGGCACTACCAGCCGCATTCAGCTTGGCTACAAATGTGTCTCGGACACCGCCGAAGGTGGGTTGTGCCGCGTTCACGGCGGGCAGGTTAGTAGACTCAGTGTCGCCTGCAATGTAGATATTGCCTGCACTATCCACGGCGATGCTATCGCCCGAATCCAAACCATTGCCGCCGTAGTAGCTGCTGTAAACTAATTGAGCGGCGGGCGTGGCAGCGCCAACATTCAGCTTTACCACAAACGCATCCCGAACACCGCCGAAGGTGGGTTGCAGCGCTCCCGCTGTGATGGTAAAAGGGGTAGGTGAGTTAGGAGCCGAATCCGTGTCGCCGGTGAGGTAAACAAGACCTGCACTATCTACCTGAATATCATTGCCAGAGTCAAATTGGCTGCCCCCTAAGTAAGTGCCGTAAAGTAATCCACCATTAGGGTTGAGTTGTGTTACAAAGCCATCGGTATTACCGTTATTATTGGCTTGAAATGCATTAGCTGTAGAGAAAGCGGCAACGCCCAACGATTCGGTTAGACCGGTGATGTAGGCATTGCCTGCACCATCTAGAGCGAGTTTGAAGGCTCCGTCATTGCCCGTCCCGCCCAAATAGGTACTGTAGATTAAGGCATTGCCAGCCGCGTTGAGTTTCAGGGCGAAGGCATCGGCTAAGCCCCCGCCAAAAGTAGCTTGCACGGCGTTAACTGTAGGAAACGCCGCAGCTGCTAGAATGCTGGGGGAGGTGGTGACGCCAGTGAGATAGATATTGCCTGCGCTATCCAAGGTAATATCACCCGCAACATCTGAGCCAGCACCACCGATGAACGTACTGTAGAGGACTGCATTGCCCGCGGGGTTCAGCTTCGTTACAAATACATCTGTCGTGTTGGCCAAGCTGAAGGGATTGAGTGTGGGTTGCACCGCACCGGCCGTGACGGGAAAGTTAGTGGATGGGGTTGAGCCTGTCAAGTAAACACCTGTAGCATCCACCGCAATGCCATTGCCAACTTCATCAAAGCCGCCCGCAGCATTGCCGTTGCCGCCGAGGTAGGTGGAGTATTCCAGCACCGGGTCGATGACTAGGGTGTAGGCTGGGTTATATGTTCCTAAAGTGAATCCAACTTGGTTATTACCGAGTAAAGTGTAGGCTCCCTGTACGACCTGCCGCTGCCCATTGATCTCCTGGTAAATATAGGGTGCCTCCTCAATCAACTCCCCTAATGGAGTCTGCAAAACCAGCGCGCCATCGTCCCGTAGCTGGATACTTTCAACACCGCTGAAGTTCATCCGAATCTGCCCTGGATCAGCCCCAGGTGCAACGATAAACTCGCTCTTGAGTTCCCCTTCAGTGCCTTTAAAGACGCGATCGATTCCTGCGTAGACGTTTTGATACACCACGCCGCCATAAGTTGAAACGTTGGTATACCATTGGCTGGGGTCATTGCCTAAGAGAAAGTTGGCGACTCCGGGTAGAGGATTTAATCCTACAATTGAGGGATTAGGGTTGGCTCCTACCAATTGCGATCGCACCACTGAACTCACTATCTGGTCTTCAACTTGCTCAGTAGCACTTAAAATAATCTCTGAAGCGGTAAAGAAAATGGTATGACCCGCCCCCCTAACCTGGAATTGAACATCTGAGTTAGCTTGACCCGCATTGGCAATGAAGCTTAAAGGTAGCTGAGCAGAGGCGTTAACAGCGATTGGAGACTCTGTGGCTGGCATAATAACCTGACTTTTCCTGGTTCTGGCTAAGAGCCTACATGGGAACTCATCCATTAATCAACAAGCTTCGTAATGGCAAGACTCTGATGGCTTTCTCCCCTATTGGAAGAGTCTCGCTACACTGAAGAAAATAGCCCGCAAGGGACGCACGCGCTTTAAACCATGAGTGAACAACCGACCCGCATCTGTATTCTTGGAGGAGGCTTTGGGGGTCTCTATACTGCCCTGCGCTTGAGCCAGTTGCCGTGGGAAAAGCCCCAACGCCCGGAAATTATCCTCGTCGATCAAAATGATCGCTTTTTATTCACGCCGTTACTGTATGAACTCCTGACGGGCGAACTCCAAACCTGGGAAATTGCCCCACCCTATGAAGAACTGTTGGTCCACACAGGGGTGCGATTCACTCAAGCCGCCGTGGATGGAATTAATGTAGAGGAGCGGCAGGTACAACTGCATGATGGCCCGGAATTTGCTTACGATCGCTTGGTGTTGGCGATGGGCGGAGAAACTCCCCTGGATATGGCACCTGGGGTAACCGAATATGGACTTGGATTCCGCACCGTCGCGGATGCCTATCGTTTAGAAGAACGGCTGCGGATTTTGGAAGAGTCTGATCGAGATAAAATCCGAGTCGC
Encoded here:
- a CDS encoding SBBP repeat-containing protein is translated as MPATESPIAVNASAQLPLSFIANAGQANSDVQFQVRGAGHTIFFTASEIILSATEQVEDQIVSSVVRSQLVGANPNPSIVGLNPLPGVANFLLGNDPSQWYTNVSTYGGVVYQNVYAGIDRVFKGTEGELKSEFIVAPGADPGQIRMNFSGVESIQLRDDGALVLQTPLGELIEEAPYIYQEINGQRQVVQGAYTLLGNNQVGFTLGTYNPAYTLVIDPVLEYSTYLGGNGNAAGGFDEVGNGIAVDATGVYLTGSTPSTNFPVTAGAVQPTLNPFSLANTTDVFVTKLNPAGNAVLYSTFIGGAGSDVAGDITLDSAGNIYLTGVTTSPSILAAAAFPTVNAVQATFGGGLADAFALKLNAAGNALIYSTYLGGTGNDGAFKLALDGAGNAYITGLTESLGVAAFSTANAFQANNNGNTDGFVTQLNPNGGLLYGTYLGGSQFDSGNDIQVDSAGLVYLTGDTDSAPNSPTPFTITAGALQPTFGGVRDAFVVKLNVGAATPAAQLVYSSYYGGNGLDSGDSIAVDSAGNIYIAGDTESTNLPAVNAAQPTFGGVRDTFVAKLNAAGSALVYSTYLGGSQSDSADYLAVDSAGNAYVTGETLSTTDYPTVNPVQTFGGGTQDAFAAMLNPNGVVFYNTYLGGNGYDEAFYIAVDNAGNAYVTGQTGSTNFSTPGAYQTTYGGGNRDVFLSKIRPNTAPVLNNTGSTILTTIAQNDTNNTGTLVSAILASGSPGNPITDPDPGALQGIAVMAVDNTNGTWQFSTDGGANWTPFGTPSENAARLLVSDANTRIRFVPNANFNGNVATGITFRAWDQTLGTNGSTANITTIGTGGATPFSTDTETAAIAVTAAIDTPTTTPTTPPNPSNNPNDFVTIGGSTGPNQLLFTLNENSAAFVNEVGVFVVDDDQGTVNGIAPGTAGYLQAALSQGKVILSTPPNLPNGFGVADQTRVLNFNSNERLGFYFVQNSTTDTVLADLTAGRTPSNVFFSFTSANSDGFDHLQLSDQGNGVFIQRWEDMSGGGDQDFNDLVMTIQPTIEPLKVGVTLQGESQHEVIDLRNQTAGLQAQFVVNREAAFDNFVGFYRVVDVNGGIDTDGNGTADVRPGEGGYAQAAIQQRVQNLDLTVANQSTATFTAQLEGGLIYAPFLIANGRPDALVDGNSSNDPAVYFPFFGANADGVDHIRLLGDNTFGFEDLSGGGDRDYNDVIVQVNFA